In one Populus nigra chromosome 12, ddPopNigr1.1, whole genome shotgun sequence genomic region, the following are encoded:
- the LOC133669719 gene encoding pentatricopeptide repeat-containing protein At2g20710, mitochondrial-like: MEKLLMKMERDPRITWKVCVSAAKGYLKASFTEKTSTMLKQSEQLIKFNERRYAYKNLLSLYAGTGSKDEQYRFWNFFKNSAGFNNSSYLHMISLLMKSDGKDVAEEKGLWEKDEAFVRIVESSGMELNADSFVHLAAGYCVAGHMVKAAETMKKAISISTPEWKPNTKAFAACLKCQGVVGSSRRAFQVSHGALSFQTSYL, from the exons ATGGAGAAACTTCTGATGAAAATGGAAAGAGATCCTCGGATCACCTGGAAAGTTTGTGTTTCTGCAGCGAAGGGTTACTTGAAAGCTAGCTTTACTGAAAAAACTTCGACAATGTTGAAGCAATCAGAacaattaatcaagtttaatgAGAGAAGATATGCTTATAAGAATCTCCTCTCATTGTATGCTGGTACTGGCAGTAAGGATGAACAATATCGTTTTTGGAATTTCTTTAAGAATTCAGCTGGTTTTAATAATTCAAGCTATCTACATATGATAAGCTTATTGATGAAGTCAGATGGCAAAGATGTTGCTGAGGAG AAGGGTCTTTGGGAAAAGGATGAGGCATTTGTAAGGATAGTAGAGAGTAGTGGGATGGAGCTCAATGCAGACTCATTTGTTCATTTAGCAGCTGGATACTGTGTTGCTGGTCATATGGTGAAAGCAGCCGAAACAATGAAGAAAGCAATTTCAATAAGTACACCAGAATGGAAGCCGAATACTAAGGCTTTTGCTGCATGTCTGAAATGCCAGGGAGTTGTGGGAAGCAGCAGAAGAGCTTTCCAAGTTAGTCATGGAGCATTGTCATTTCAAACCAGCTATTTATGA